In Tepidimonas taiwanensis, the following are encoded in one genomic region:
- a CDS encoding Maf family protein, translating into MSPLPELPTDDRPWVYLASQSPRRRQLLEQWGVTCVPLLPDPDEDAEALEVHQPGESPAAYVRRVTRLKVRAAEARRRRRGWPDGVVLCADTTVADGATILGKPADAAEATRMLQRLAGRRHQVLTAVAVARAGRTWLALSRTQVTFKPLGDDEIAAYVASGEPFGKAGAYGIQGHAGLWVRRLCGSYTGVVGLPAYETAELLRRAGLALR; encoded by the coding sequence ATGAGTCCGCTGCCCGAACTGCCCACCGACGATCGGCCGTGGGTGTACCTCGCGTCGCAAAGCCCGCGCCGCCGCCAGCTGCTCGAGCAATGGGGCGTGACCTGTGTGCCACTGCTGCCGGACCCCGACGAGGATGCCGAGGCGCTGGAAGTGCACCAGCCCGGTGAGTCGCCCGCCGCCTATGTGCGGCGGGTGACACGGCTGAAAGTGCGCGCGGCCGAGGCGCGTCGTCGGCGCCGCGGCTGGCCCGATGGCGTGGTGCTGTGTGCCGACACCACGGTGGCCGATGGCGCGACGATCCTGGGCAAGCCCGCCGACGCCGCGGAGGCGACCCGGATGCTGCAGCGCCTCGCCGGCCGACGCCATCAGGTGCTCACCGCGGTCGCGGTGGCGCGTGCCGGGCGGACGTGGCTGGCGCTGAGCCGCACGCAGGTGACGTTCAAACCCTTGGGCGACGACGAGATCGCCGCGTATGTGGCCAGCGGCGAGCCGTTCGGCAAGGCCGGCGCCTATGGCATCCAGGGGCACGCCGGGCTGTGGGTGCGGCGGCTGTGTGGCAGCTACACCGGTGTCGTCGGCTTGCCCGCTTACGAGACGGCCGAGCTGTTGCGGCGCGCTGGGTTGGCGTTGCGCTAA
- the msbA gene encoding lipid A export permease/ATP-binding protein MsbA produces the protein MSATTPPAPAAPSGADGHRRDDRALAARLRRLWPYFRPARAGLVIAALGALLAALTEPAIPALLKLLLDEGFLGGGLPLWTVPVALIGLFALRGMATFIAHYGLAYTANGGMLALRRAMFARLGEADLRLFAEQNASRLSNTVVYEVQNGAGQLVGALLTGVRTVLTIVALLAYLLWLNWQLTLVVLAMFPPLSWGMKALSRRLYGVTRRSQHATDELAYVVEENVLAHRLLRLHDAQAQQAQRFAKLSTTLRGLALKSTVAAALMTPLSQILAAAALSAVIMIALHQAAGGVSVGSFVGFVTAMLMLITPIRQLADIATPITRGLAALERGLDLIDTTPVQAGGAHDGGRARGHIAWRDVWVHYDAQAAPALRGVTLTVEPGEVVAFVGTSGSGKTTLVSLLPRFVTPSAGTVALDGVDVRDWDLRALRRQLAMVSQDVVMLNDTVLANVALGDEQPDEARVRAALEAANLGDWWPTLPEGLHTVVGHNAAQLSGGQRQRLAIARAVYKDAPVLILDEATSALDNASERLVQEALARLMAGRTTLVIAHRLSTIEHADRIVVLEAGRVVEQGRHAELLAAGGVYARLHAHGRGGWLDDGEGPGDGDGDGTDNAAAA, from the coding sequence TTGTCCGCCACCACCCCGCCCGCCCCCGCTGCCCCCTCTGGCGCCGACGGCCACCGGCGCGATGACCGGGCGCTGGCTGCGCGGCTGCGCCGCCTGTGGCCCTACTTCCGGCCGGCGCGCGCGGGCCTCGTGATTGCGGCGTTGGGGGCGCTGCTCGCGGCGCTGACCGAACCGGCGATTCCGGCGCTGCTCAAACTGCTGCTCGACGAGGGGTTCCTCGGCGGGGGGCTGCCGCTGTGGACGGTGCCGGTGGCGCTGATCGGGCTGTTCGCGCTGCGCGGCATGGCGACCTTCATCGCCCACTATGGGTTGGCCTACACGGCCAACGGCGGCATGCTGGCGCTGCGTCGCGCGATGTTTGCGCGGCTGGGCGAGGCGGACCTGCGGCTCTTCGCCGAACAAAACGCGAGCCGCCTGTCCAACACGGTCGTGTACGAGGTGCAAAACGGCGCCGGCCAGCTCGTCGGGGCGTTGCTGACCGGCGTGCGCACGGTGCTGACGATCGTTGCGCTGCTGGCATACCTCCTGTGGCTCAACTGGCAGCTCACGCTGGTGGTGCTGGCGATGTTTCCGCCGCTCTCATGGGGCATGAAGGCGCTGTCGCGGCGCCTCTATGGCGTGACACGGCGCAGCCAGCACGCGACCGACGAGCTGGCCTACGTCGTGGAGGAAAACGTCCTCGCCCACCGGCTGCTGCGGCTGCACGACGCGCAGGCGCAGCAGGCGCAGCGCTTTGCGAAGCTCAGTACCACGCTGCGGGGGCTCGCGCTCAAGAGCACGGTGGCCGCGGCGCTGATGACGCCGCTGTCGCAGATCCTGGCCGCGGCGGCGCTGTCGGCGGTGATCATGATCGCGCTGCACCAGGCCGCCGGTGGCGTCTCGGTGGGCAGCTTCGTCGGCTTCGTCACGGCGATGCTGATGCTGATCACGCCGATCCGGCAACTGGCCGACATTGCCACCCCGATCACGCGCGGGCTGGCGGCGCTGGAACGCGGGCTGGACCTGATCGACACCACGCCGGTGCAGGCGGGCGGCGCCCACGACGGCGGGCGCGCGCGCGGGCACATCGCGTGGCGCGACGTGTGGGTGCACTACGACGCACAGGCGGCGCCCGCGCTGCGCGGGGTGACGCTGACGGTGGAGCCGGGCGAGGTGGTTGCCTTCGTCGGCACCTCGGGCTCCGGCAAAACAACGCTCGTGAGCCTGCTGCCGCGGTTCGTCACGCCCAGCGCCGGCACGGTCGCGCTCGACGGGGTGGACGTGCGCGACTGGGACCTGCGCGCGCTGCGGCGCCAGCTGGCGATGGTGAGCCAGGACGTGGTGATGCTCAACGACACGGTGCTCGCCAACGTCGCGCTGGGCGACGAGCAACCCGACGAGGCGCGCGTGCGCGCGGCGCTGGAAGCGGCCAACCTCGGTGACTGGTGGCCGACGCTGCCCGAGGGGCTGCACACGGTGGTCGGCCACAACGCGGCGCAGCTCTCGGGCGGGCAACGCCAGCGGCTCGCGATCGCGCGCGCGGTCTACAAGGACGCGCCGGTGTTGATTCTCGACGAGGCGACGTCGGCGCTCGACAACGCCTCCGAACGGCTGGTGCAGGAGGCGCTGGCGCGCCTGATGGCCGGACGCACGACGCTGGTCATCGCGCACCGGCTCTCGACCATCGAGCACGCCGATCGCATCGTCGTGCTGGAAGCGGGCCGCGTCGTCGAACAGGGCCGGCACGCCGAATTGCTGGCCGCCGGCGGCGTGTACGCGCGGCTGCACGCGCACGGGCGCGGCGGCTGGCTGGACGACGGCGAGGGCCCCGGCGACGGTGACGGTGACGGTACCGATAACGCCGCGGCAGCCTGA
- the pal gene encoding peptidoglycan-associated lipoprotein Pal has translation MTTRTHPSAHSRPLRVAVTALALSILAGCSSVKLDDNVPVTERTPTPVGGAGGAGGAAGAGSAAVDSRTVVPVQTPAADASQPPASVDRVIYFDFDSYTVKPEFMATLEAHARFLNADRQRRVVLEGHTDERGGREYNLALGQKRADAVRRALALLGVQDGQMESVSYGKEKPAVQGSGEEAWSRNRRVELVYR, from the coding sequence ATGACCACGCGTACGCACCCCTCTGCACATTCCCGACCCCTGCGCGTTGCCGTCACGGCCCTCGCGCTGTCCATCCTGGCCGGCTGCTCCAGCGTCAAGCTTGATGACAACGTTCCCGTCACCGAGCGCACGCCGACCCCCGTCGGGGGGGCTGGCGGGGCGGGTGGCGCAGCTGGCGCGGGCAGCGCGGCGGTGGACAGCCGCACCGTCGTGCCGGTGCAGACGCCTGCCGCCGACGCCTCGCAGCCGCCCGCCAGCGTCGATCGCGTGATTTACTTCGATTTCGATTCGTACACCGTCAAACCCGAGTTCATGGCGACGCTGGAGGCGCATGCGCGCTTCCTGAACGCCGACCGCCAGCGCCGCGTCGTGCTCGAAGGCCACACCGACGAGCGCGGCGGCCGCGAGTACAACCTGGCGCTGGGCCAGAAGCGCGCCGATGCGGTGCGCCGCGCCCTGGCGCTGCTGGGGGTGCAGGACGGGCAGATGGAGTCGGTGAGCTACGGCAAGGAAAAGCCCGCCGTGCAGGGCAGCGGTGAAGAGGCGTGGAGCCGCAACCGCCGCGTCGAACTGGTGTATCGCTGA
- the rlmH gene encoding 23S rRNA (pseudouridine(1915)-N(3))-methyltransferase RlmH yields the protein MKWHLLAVGQRLPDWAEAAYEDYAKRFPPEARVHLRTVKAEPRSSGKPVEALMAAERQRLEAALPKGARLVVLDERGDRCTTAALAQRLRQWQLDGIDVAFVIGGPDGLDPALRDAAHWRLRLSDMTLPHALARVLLIEQLYRAWSLNTGHPYHRE from the coding sequence ATGAAGTGGCACCTGCTGGCCGTCGGCCAGCGCCTGCCGGACTGGGCCGAAGCCGCGTACGAGGACTACGCCAAACGCTTTCCGCCCGAGGCGCGCGTACACCTGCGCACCGTCAAGGCCGAACCCCGCTCCAGCGGCAAGCCCGTCGAGGCACTGATGGCCGCCGAGCGGCAGCGGCTGGAGGCGGCGCTGCCCAAAGGCGCGCGCCTCGTCGTGCTCGATGAGCGCGGCGACCGCTGCACCACCGCGGCGCTGGCGCAGCGGCTGCGCCAGTGGCAGCTCGACGGCATCGACGTCGCCTTCGTCATCGGCGGCCCCGACGGGCTCGACCCCGCGCTGCGCGACGCGGCGCACTGGCGGCTGCGCCTGTCGGACATGACGCTGCCGCACGCGCTGGCGCGCGTGCTGCTGATCGAGCAGCTCTACCGCGCCTGGTCCCTCAACACCGGTCATCCCTATCACCGCGAATGA
- the tolB gene encoding Tol-Pal system beta propeller repeat protein TolB — translation MDDHHLPSSPTSRDAQPGWQDVRHGWGVSRRRWLQGAGGLALAGVAVPGMAQFRVEVTGVGVPQIPFAVAPWRVVPGVPQDVAAIVAADLVRSGQLRQLPGGSAVLDEMSRPDLAPWRAQGADALITGSVNRLADGRFDVRFRLWDAVRGIDLGGQSYPVSVADLRLAAHRIADYVYEKLTGERGVFATRIAYVSKNGDRYQLWVADADGENAQPALTSREPIISPAWSPNGAQLAYVSFESLKPVIYAHDIATGRRRLLASFRGSNSAPAWSPDGKRLYATLTLAGSSQIYALDLDGGAPQRITQTGGIDTEPAFAPDGKAVYFVSDRGGSPQIYRMRPDGGEVTRVTFDGSYNISPAVSPDGRHLAFVSRIGDGFRLRLMDLGTGAVTSLTDTTADESPSFAPNGRLIVYATRVQGRESLMTTTLDGRIKTRLSAAGSVREPDWGPFLS, via the coding sequence ATGGACGATCATCACCTTCCCTCATCTCCCACTTCGCGTGACGCGCAGCCGGGCTGGCAGGATGTGCGGCACGGCTGGGGTGTCAGCCGCCGCCGCTGGCTCCAGGGTGCGGGCGGCCTGGCGCTGGCGGGCGTCGCCGTGCCGGGGATGGCCCAGTTTCGGGTCGAGGTGACGGGCGTCGGGGTGCCGCAGATCCCGTTCGCGGTCGCGCCGTGGCGGGTCGTGCCCGGGGTACCGCAGGACGTCGCGGCGATCGTCGCCGCCGACCTCGTGCGCAGCGGCCAGTTGCGCCAGCTGCCGGGCGGCTCGGCGGTGCTCGACGAGATGAGCCGCCCGGACCTCGCGCCGTGGCGGGCGCAGGGGGCCGACGCGCTGATCACCGGCAGCGTCAACCGGCTCGCCGACGGGCGTTTTGACGTGCGCTTTCGCCTCTGGGACGCGGTACGCGGCATAGACCTCGGCGGGCAGAGCTACCCGGTCAGTGTGGCCGATCTGCGCCTGGCCGCGCACCGCATCGCCGACTACGTCTACGAAAAACTCACCGGCGAGCGCGGGGTGTTCGCCACCCGCATCGCCTACGTCAGCAAGAACGGCGACCGCTACCAGCTCTGGGTGGCCGACGCCGACGGGGAAAACGCCCAGCCGGCGCTGACCAGCCGCGAGCCGATCATCTCGCCGGCGTGGTCACCCAACGGCGCGCAGCTGGCGTATGTCTCGTTCGAATCGCTCAAGCCCGTCATCTATGCGCACGACATCGCCACGGGCCGGCGACGGCTGCTGGCGAGCTTTCGTGGCTCCAACAGCGCGCCGGCGTGGTCGCCGGACGGCAAGCGCCTGTACGCCACACTGACGTTGGCCGGCAGCTCGCAGATCTACGCGCTGGACCTCGACGGGGGCGCGCCGCAGCGCATCACGCAGACGGGCGGCATCGACACCGAACCCGCCTTCGCCCCGGACGGCAAGGCCGTGTATTTCGTCAGCGACCGCGGCGGTTCGCCCCAGATCTACCGCATGCGGCCGGACGGTGGCGAGGTGACGCGCGTGACGTTCGACGGCAGTTACAACATCTCCCCCGCCGTCAGTCCCGATGGGCGGCATCTGGCCTTCGTGTCGCGCATCGGCGACGGCTTTCGGCTGCGGCTGATGGACCTCGGCACCGGCGCGGTCACGTCGCTGACGGACACCACGGCCGACGAGAGTCCGAGTTTCGCGCCCAACGGCCGCCTGATCGTGTACGCCACCCGGGTGCAGGGCCGCGAGTCGCTGATGACCACGACGCTGGACGGGCGCATCAAGACGCGGCTGTCGGCGGCCGGCAGCGTGCGCGAGCCGGACTGGGGCCCCTTCCTGAGTTGA
- the ybgF gene encoding tol-pal system protein YbgF, with protein MRTPARSRYSRVGAGWRVGAVAVAALCAGLAAGPAHALFADDEARRAILDLRARLDAQRQALEAAEQRLQELLTGGEAARRGVLDVANQLEALRRELAELRGQQERLARDVADVQRQQRDALAAFDERLRALEPLKVTLDGAEFSARPEEKAAFEAAMAALRASDFARAAQLYGELLARYPGSGYTPAALYWQGNAHYAARNYRAAIESYQRLLDQHPRHVRAPEAMLAIASCQVELKDIKAARATWQALVQRYPDSEAAAAARERLARLR; from the coding sequence ATGCGCACGCCCGCTCGCTCCCGTTATTCCCGCGTCGGCGCTGGCTGGCGCGTCGGCGCCGTGGCCGTGGCGGCGCTGTGTGCGGGCCTCGCGGCAGGCCCCGCGCACGCGCTGTTCGCCGATGACGAGGCCCGGCGTGCGATCCTGGACCTGCGCGCCCGGCTGGACGCGCAGCGACAGGCGCTGGAGGCGGCCGAGCAGCGGCTGCAGGAGCTGCTCACGGGCGGCGAGGCAGCGCGGCGAGGGGTACTCGATGTCGCCAACCAGCTCGAGGCGCTGCGGCGGGAGCTGGCCGAGCTGCGCGGGCAGCAGGAGCGCTTGGCGCGCGACGTCGCGGACGTACAGCGCCAGCAGCGCGACGCCCTCGCGGCCTTCGATGAGCGGCTGCGCGCGCTCGAGCCGCTCAAGGTGACGCTGGACGGTGCCGAGTTCAGCGCCCGCCCCGAGGAAAAAGCCGCCTTTGAGGCCGCGATGGCGGCGCTGCGCGCCTCCGACTTCGCGCGGGCGGCGCAACTCTACGGCGAGCTGCTGGCGCGTTATCCCGGCAGCGGCTACACGCCCGCGGCGCTCTACTGGCAGGGCAACGCCCACTACGCGGCGCGCAACTATCGTGCGGCGATCGAGAGCTACCAGCGCCTGCTGGATCAGCACCCCCGCCACGTGCGTGCGCCGGAGGCGATGCTCGCCATCGCCAGCTGTCAGGTCGAGCTCAAGGACATCAAGGCCGCCCGCGCCACGTGGCAGGCGCTGGTCCAGCGCTACCCGGATAGCGAAGCCGCCGCCGCGGCGCGCGAGCGCCTCGCGCGCCTGCGCTGA
- the rng gene encoding ribonuclease G has product MAQHDILINWTPQETRVALIEQAAVQEVLIERSLERGLVGNIYVGRVQRVLPGMQSAFIDIGLERTAFLHVADMLPHLNARHAPPGAGEAPEPPPPIERQVFEGQSLLVQVLKDPIGSKGARLTAQISIAGRLLVFLPQDNHIGVSQKIPAAQRDALRQRLAALVGEGGGGFILRTNAEDASDEELADDIAYLRKTWARIREQANRVAPPALVYEELALPQRVLRDLVGPQTRSIQIDSREQFAVLQAFAQEYTPQVAERLTLYRGERPLFEQYRVDEEIDRALGRRVDLKSGGYLVFDQTEALTTIDVNTGAFVGARNFDDTVFRTNLEAAQAIARQLRLRNLGGIIIIDFIDMVRDDHREAVLAELRKQLARDRVKTMIGGFSPLGLVEMTRKRTRESLAQMLTEPCPACDGRGRVRTTRTVCYDILREILREARAFNPREFRIIAAPQVIERFLDEESPHLAGLSDFIGKPISLQSDNAMTQEQYDIVLL; this is encoded by the coding sequence ATGGCGCAGCACGACATACTGATCAACTGGACCCCACAGGAAACCCGCGTCGCCCTCATCGAGCAGGCGGCGGTGCAGGAGGTGCTGATCGAGCGCTCGCTCGAGCGCGGGCTGGTCGGCAACATCTACGTCGGTCGCGTGCAGCGGGTGCTGCCGGGGATGCAGTCGGCCTTCATCGACATCGGGCTGGAGCGCACGGCGTTCCTGCATGTGGCCGACATGCTGCCGCACCTCAACGCGCGCCACGCCCCACCCGGCGCAGGTGAGGCACCCGAGCCGCCCCCGCCGATCGAGCGCCAGGTCTTCGAAGGACAGTCGCTGCTGGTGCAGGTGCTCAAGGACCCGATTGGCAGCAAGGGCGCGCGGCTGACCGCGCAGATCAGCATCGCCGGGCGGCTGCTCGTCTTTTTGCCGCAGGACAACCACATCGGCGTGTCGCAAAAAATCCCGGCGGCGCAGCGCGATGCGTTGCGCCAGCGCCTGGCTGCCCTCGTGGGCGAGGGTGGCGGGGGCTTCATTTTGCGCACCAACGCCGAGGACGCCAGCGACGAGGAGCTGGCCGACGACATCGCGTACCTGCGCAAGACCTGGGCGCGCATCCGCGAGCAGGCCAACCGCGTCGCGCCCCCGGCGCTGGTGTACGAGGAGCTGGCGCTGCCGCAGCGGGTGCTGCGCGACCTGGTCGGGCCGCAGACGCGTTCGATCCAGATCGACTCGCGCGAGCAGTTCGCGGTGTTGCAGGCGTTTGCGCAGGAGTACACGCCGCAGGTGGCCGAGCGGCTGACGCTGTACCGGGGCGAGCGGCCGCTCTTTGAGCAGTACCGCGTGGACGAGGAGATCGACCGGGCGCTCGGCCGGCGCGTGGACCTCAAGTCCGGCGGCTATCTGGTGTTCGATCAGACCGAGGCGCTCACCACGATCGACGTCAACACCGGGGCGTTCGTTGGCGCGCGCAATTTCGACGATACGGTGTTTCGCACCAATTTGGAGGCGGCGCAGGCGATCGCGCGGCAGCTGCGGCTGCGCAACCTCGGCGGCATCATCATCATCGATTTCATCGACATGGTGCGCGACGACCACCGCGAGGCGGTGCTCGCCGAGCTGCGCAAGCAGCTCGCGCGCGACCGGGTCAAGACGATGATCGGGGGCTTCTCGCCGCTGGGACTGGTGGAGATGACGCGCAAGCGCACGCGCGAGTCGCTGGCGCAGATGTTGACGGAGCCGTGCCCGGCGTGCGACGGGCGCGGGCGCGTGCGCACCACGCGCACGGTCTGCTACGACATCCTGCGCGAGATCCTGCGCGAGGCGCGGGCGTTCAACCCGCGGGAATTTCGCATCATCGCCGCGCCGCAGGTGATCGAGCGCTTTCTCGACGAGGAGAGTCCGCACCTCGCGGGCCTGTCGGACTTCATCGGCAAACCGATCTCGCTGCAAAGCGACAACGCGATGACGCAGGAGCAGTACGACATCGTGCTGCTGTGA